The sequence below is a genomic window from Eleginops maclovinus isolate JMC-PN-2008 ecotype Puerto Natales chromosome 20, JC_Emac_rtc_rv5, whole genome shotgun sequence.
CAACTGACAGTAAACTGTGACTCCTGCTCTCAGGTACAGGAAGTATCAGAGTAAAGCTTCACCTCTCATGAGAGTCAGAGCGGTGCCTTTGTAGAGCCCTCTGATCCCAGACTGTTTGTAGAGCTGTTTCACACAGTCCATGGGTCCCGTATACTTCACCTCTCCTGTCGTTGCCTGGATCTGCACACGAGGGAGAAACATGCTTTCAAGCTCACtgccatttattttctgcatatAGAATCTACCATTAAGTATACAGTGATTATATCCTTGGTGTTTTTCATTATGCTAACTTATTCTTCCTTGCATCCTCTCTGAAATGGAAAATCAAATCCTCAGTCATACGCATTTACACAGCAGCCCCACACAGTGAAATTCCATCACTGCCTTTAAACCATCCTTATGTGAGGAGCAGAGGGCTGCTTCTTTACTGACGCCATGAACCAAAGAGTTCTCATTTGGCATCTCCGGCTCAACTGTCATTACGTCTCATTCTCGCGTTTCTCTCACTCACTTCGATGAGAGGAACTAAGACACGAGTCCAGGAAGCGAGGATACACGTTAGCAAAATGAAAAGCACCACCCTGTATTTCTGTCTGACCTGTAGGAGGCATTTGATGCGCTCTCCAGGAGCCATGATGGCCGTGGTGAACACACCAGACAACATCCCTGCAGCAAACAGCTGAGGATACCTTCAGAAGACAGAAAACATACACATTATCACTCATAGAGAGTTTTAATCTGTTGAACTACCACCAACTACAACCGAGCCATCACCTACGTGAGGATATCATCAGGGGTTTtctgttggagcttcttgccCATTCCAAATCCAAAGAAACAGACAGCAAACATGGGTGTGACCCCGATGATCGGGGCTGCCATGCCTTTATAGAGTCCTTTAAAACCCTGGGAAGGAGATGACAACGAAACAGCATGAAGgaggaaatacattttgcataatattctttatttaattagtAAAGGCAGCAAGCATCCTCACCTCTTTGGCTAAGGTCTTTTTAAAACAGTCGATGGTTCCAGCATAGATGAGTCTCTCTCCAGGCTTGGGTTTGGGTTGGGTCTGTAAACGCACCTGAAGGAGAGAAAGGATTCCCTCTGTTTGTCAACTTCATACACAGAGACTCATCACAGTGGCAGCAGTTTGTAGCTTtgtgtgatatatatatatagatctTTAAGAAAAATCACTCCTAATGTTGCTTGGTGTTTGCGTTATGTGTGAATAAGAACCATCAGTTTAAATGCTTCTTGACGCAAATATGTAATAGCAGCATCTCAATGCATATAGACATGGTGAACACACAGTGTTATTTTTCTTGGTTATAAAATATGCATTACAGTAAAGAGATGTAGTTGAATTTACCAGACTGTTCTAGCTGTTCAATAAATTGCCTTCAACAACTTATTTATTATGACAACATTACTGGTGATTATGTAACAAAAATATTCAATGTGCAAATAATCTGTGAAAGCATCAAAAGTCAACTGTACAATATTGATATCAAGGTATTTGGTAAAAACTATTTTGATATacgtttcctttttatttttgcccaaccctTAGTCTCCCACAACTTATTGAACAAATGAAGAGGACTGATCCAGGTCTAAAGGTCAACGGCCCGACCAGGTACCAGCAAGGTGTACCTGACTCTGTTCTGGTGCATCTGCCATTTAGATAATATTGGCCAACTGGATGGGTATGGCTCTATAAAGAGTATTGAACTAATTACTTTAGGTCTAGTTCAACATGGCTGactcatatactgtatatatataaagtgCTGCATTCAGGTGAGGTAATAAAGCCAAGTCGTGTTACAGTGAATGTGGGTCAAAGGTGCTCTGAGCTCTGCGCAGCAACACCAATATTTGCATGAATGCGTTACATCCACCTGGTGCACTCTGGAGGTTGTGTCCTAATGTAATGTACAGTGTATTACTGAGGGGCTATAACCGATAATCACCTTAATGGTGTCGAGAGGGTGTCCGGCTGCGACGAGGCAAACACCTCCAAAGCCTCCAGCGAAGAAGTTCTTCAGAGGACTGATCggctgctgcttctgtttggacatttttactgaaaaacacaacacgATGAATGTAAGCAACACCGGAAATAGATGCAAACTCGCCTAGAAATGATTCAAAAAGAGATTGAATGTAATTTTACCTGTGTGTTTGATTCCCTgtgaggtgtgtttgtgagctGCTGTCACTCCTGACTGTGGACCTTTCACCCACTTACTAAACCGGACCGCTCTGACTGCGACACCCCTGCACTCTGGTACGTCCCCGCCTGGCGTCCGGGTGGAAACTGTCTTCTGAGGtttgaaaagtttaaaataataaataatttactGTATGACTCaatttactgtatatatgtaaaaCACTATACTGTATGTCCAAACAACACAATGTAACATTGGTGCAGATTGTGTCatgtttaaacttttttttaatgtatcttgaatttgttttatttatttttgtgatgtCTAATCATCAATATTACCATATCATATATTTTTCCAAAGTGTATTCCCAGCATTTCCTTTACAAATGAATGTATAAATTGTATATAAGTCAAAAGTTTCAaagaacaacacacaaacatgtccaCAGGAAAGAAAATACGTTTTTAGACCAGGTAAACTGGGATTAACAAACAAGATCATGAGCAAAATGTAACCGTTTTCTTGAAGGCAGCTGCAACTTCAAAGGACCTGTTTATCTCTTATGCTGGTTAAATGTGTGACAGTGTGACCAACCAGCATGTTTACAAAACtctgaaataatgttttatagTTGTACTGTCTCCAAATCCACAACAACCAATCCGACCACTTgcaatgttaaaatatagctttattagttttattataacaCAGTCGTAGCTCTTTTGCGGACAATGTTAATCATAAAAAGAATAGACACTCacctttctcacacacactgtaaacagaCTCACATCTAATCAATGAACAAACAATGTGTCATTAACTAAAAACTGATATCTCTTCTGGAATTCGTCTTCCAGACGGGTCGCCATGCCGGGAATATAAACAGAGAGGTTTAAGTGTAGGATGGGAAAACATCGATCACTACATCAGGGGGGAGAAACTAGGAAAGGTACATGTTGCTATTAAAAGAGATTAAATGAAATACTCTATTTTTTCCTTGATTGACTTGACTGTCAGTAAGAGAGCATCAGATAATTAAGTGGAAATCAACAACACTGACTAATGTATTATCTTGAGTAAAGACTGCAGAACACATTTTCCCCTCCAGAACAACTCGGCATATTACAGCGATATTGAAAGTTGCTATATAGAGACTTATTGCAGCACAGTTAGTTTTAGAGTGAATGCAGCATACAGACACTAATCTGTAAACAGCCAAGACTTCTGACGCTAGAGAAGCTTTGCATAATAAGTACAGAGCGATTATCTTAAAGTGTTTGAGAAGCAGTAAAGAGACAAAACTACTGGACTGAGACATCTGCAGGAGCCACAGGAGAGACTTGATATGTAGCAGCGGGTGACAGAGCTAATAATAACAGAGGAGTCAGTGTGCTTTCCCTCACTAGAACAGAAAACGTGATCAACTCATTCTGCTTGAATTTAATTCTTGTTATACTGTTCGAAGAGGAAGTCAGTTTTAAGAGTTGATTCtcttttaagaaaataatgatgtaaCACACAGTAGTTTGGTCCTGCTACAAGGGAAGCACATTAAGTATTCTCACAATTGATTAAATAATGGCACATTTTTCTGTAACATAACCTCAAATCTGCCTTTTTCAGTTACAATCTTTGAATTTGGCCTAATTTGGTTAAAGATATTTTGGAAGATAAGATTAAGTTGTGGTTGAAGTAACTTTTCATTACACATACTCTCAGTACATACAGTGATTTGTCTtttgatttttcaaaaacattggCAAAACCGATTAGTTTCTTTTATCACAGGCTGGCACAGAAAACAGGGCGTCCCATCAGATGTCAAGTGTTCTTCCTCCATGTGAACCTCCCTGCAGCAGACGGGAGCGGACTACAGTGTGTGAGCATGATACTGATACGGTTAGTCCTGCTTCTCACAGATCTGAGGGAACTCTTTGTAGATCTGCTGTACAATTAGCTTATCCATCTGTTTTGCAGTAGCGCTCCCTTCATTCTCTCCTGGATCTTCCTCCTCCCTGAGAATCCTCTGCAGCACCCCCTGCAGGTCAGACAGGCGGTGCTGGTGCTCCAGGTAGTCCGTCGAGCGTATTATGGAGTGCATGAGGGAGAGATACTCCATCCTCAGCTTCATGAGAGAGCAAGACAGGAGGTGAAAATCAGACAGTCACATTTAGCATTTactttttaggaaaaaaactgttatttgttttcatgcCAAGAGTGAGATAATAAGATTGGTATACGAGACCTCTCATATCTAGCAAATAAATTTAGAAGATGCAACCTCAGGGAAGTTCCTGCTACTGGCACCAAAATAgtgctgcaaaaacacaattgCTATTATAAGTTAAGCTATAACAGGTCTGTGAGTGAGCTTTAGAAATGTGAAAGGCAGATTTAGTTATCTTTTGTCAAACAAGGTTAGCCGTTTCCTCTTCTTTGTGTTAAGCAAACCAGCTGTATTAACGGTAGTGAGAGTTGTATCAATCTTCTCGTCTAACTCTCGacataaagacaaaaaggagTGCTTCCCAAACGGGAAAACATAACTTTAAAGCATAAGATCAATCAGAAGATGAGTGGTGTGTCAAGGTCTCACCTTGTCTCCAGGCGAAAGGTCCGATATCTGTCTGACAGCAATATCAATCATCACCATCATGTCAGTGCGGTAGAAAATGTCAGCAGTCTCTCGGCTGGAGAAAGCATCCTGCAGAAACTTGAGCACTGAGTGCGGTGCAGGCGGGGTGTGTTTGAACATACACACAGGGTCGTCTGGAGAGGAGGTGTCAAAGAGTCAGTCAAGATGACTTCAGAGGACAAAAACGTAGATGCAGAATGAGAAATATCACTAGCGGCGGTCTTATCTTACCGCCTCTGTTCAGAAGCAGAAGCACTTTCTCCGACAGGATCTTGACGtttttcttcttcagctcctgCATGATCACGTTGCTGTCGGGTGCTGGGAGTCACAGACAAAACAGatgaaatactcaaataatTAAAGCTCTCATGTAGGGCAGctgaaatatgaaacaaaaaaataacaacgtTGAACTGGGTTTCATAGGGAAGAGTAATTGGGCCAGGCATAAGGAGATAAGGGGAACAAATAGGATATTAGCATTGCAGGATTTAGTTTAAATGTTGGCAATAAAAGTTAGACCTATtcttgcaaataaaataaaaatatcttccTCCTCATTTTCTCTTCATATGCCTGGCACTAATACACTTCCACAATTGTGCATTGCTGCTATTTTTGGGGGCagacatttagattttttttgtaggaaaagcacaggtaTTACAAATCACATTCATGATAGCTCCGCTTTCCCTGTCTTTTCTGTAGACCATGTCTGGGAGACAGTGTGCAGAAAACCAGAGCCctaataatgttattatttacatttttgctgtGTATTTCCTGCTGTTCTCACCTGTGTGGTGCAGGTTAAAGGAGAGCACAAGGTTCAGGAAGATGTCAGGCAGCTGCTCTGTGGGATCAGACGGAAGCCCGTCCTCCACCACACCCAGCAGAAACTGAATAAAGTCTGCATTCAAGTGTTCTGAAATCAGGGAGGGTCAGGATTACGtcttcagaataaaacaaaaacacattatcccTGTAATACACCTTTAATGCATGCATTTAAAACTTAAAGACCAGAGAAACCAGTGTATAAAACAACATACCGTAATGATGATATGGCACCTGTTCGCCCATTGAGAAGATCATAGTCAGTACCAAAGCTGTGTAACACATCTTCTGGTGCTCtgaggaaagagaaacagaagaagaaagaatgAGTGTGGTCAATATTAAAATGAGGAGTACTACAGACGAACAGGAGACAGGGAAGAGTGAATGTGTTCACCTTGTGTGTCAGTCTGTAGGTCCCTAGCCAGCTCCATGGGGAGGATGGAGTTGAGGAGGGTGGAGATGAGAGAAGCATC
It includes:
- the slc25a20 gene encoding mitochondrial carnitine/acylcarnitine carrier protein, with product MSKQKQQPISPLKNFFAGGFGGVCLVAAGHPLDTIKVRLQTQPKPKPGERLIYAGTIDCFKKTLAKEGFKGLYKGMAAPIIGVTPMFAVCFFGFGMGKKLQQKTPDDILTYPQLFAAGMLSGVFTTAIMAPGERIKCLLQIQATTGEVKYTGPMDCVKQLYKQSGIRGLYKGTALTLMRDVPASGMYFTSYEWLKNVLTPAGKSHSELSIPSVLFAGGMAGIFNWAVAIPADVLKSRFQTAPDGKYPNGFRDVLRELVREEGVGSLYKGFNAVMLRAFPANAACFLGFEMAMKFLNWLAPDL